One Eurosta solidaginis isolate ZX-2024a chromosome 5, ASM4086904v1, whole genome shotgun sequence DNA segment encodes these proteins:
- the LOC137254013 gene encoding sodium/calcium exchanger regulatory protein 1-like yields MKNQNAYKNQNENVKPFKKDEIEKDKSECSPQIWEGKIYKLVDESNYDNYLRALGVGPVLRKIENSVRPVIALRRNEKYYALITVSDFATTILRFQLCKPFDEETLDGRKMRTTMSMFNNVLIQHQLGDMPSTIVREFHDDKMIAKYMVGDVQAVRIFQVADELMCKEMWEAREANEAKPAEHESDRGSCCGCFGKSKKPKESQNTNKSEKEI; encoded by the coding sequence ATGAAAAACCAAAATGCAtacaaaaatcaaaatgaaaatgtCAAGCCATTCAAAAAAGATGAAATAGAAAAGGATAAATCAGAATGCTCACCACAAATATGGGAAGGAAAAATTTACAAACTCGTAGACGAATCAAATTACGATAACTATTTGCGTGCCTTAGGTGTTGGTCCAGTGTTGCGTAAAATTGAAAACTCAGTGCGTCCAGTAATCGCTTTGCGTAGAAACGAAAAATATTATGCGCTGATAACGGTGTCAGATTTCGCTACAACGATACTACGATTTCAGCTGTGCAAACCATTCGACGAGGAAACCTTAGATGGTCGTAAAATGAGAACAACCATGTCCATGTTTAATAATGTGCTGATCCAACATCAATTGGGTGATATGCCGTCGACGATAGTGCGTGAATTTCACGATGATAAAATGATAGCCAAATATATGGTGGGTGACGTTCAGGCGGTGCGTATATTTCAAGTTGCCGATGAGCTAATGTGCAAAGAAATGTGGGAAGCGAGGGAAGCGAATGAAGCGAAACCAGCAGAGCACGAGAGTGATCGTGGTAGTTGTTGTGGTTGTTTTGGCAAATCAAAAAAACCAAAGGAATCGCAAAATACCAACAAATCTGAAAAGGAAATTTAG